CGTCGAACCCTTCAACATCTCGGCCTCGGTGATCGGGGTGCTCGCGCAGCGGCTGGTGCGCCGGGTGTGCTCCGAGTGCAAGCAGCCCACCAACGCCGACCCCGACGTGCTGCGCCGCTTGGGGCTGGCCGAGGAGGAGGTGCGCGGGGCCTCGCTCGTGCGCGGGGCGGGCTGCCCCCGCTGCGGCGGCACCGGCTACAAGGGCCGCATGGGGATTCACGAGCTGATGGTGATCGACGACCCCCTGCGCCGCGCGATCGGGGCCGGACAGACCGCCTCCGAGCTGCGCGACGTGGCCCTGGCCGAGAGCGGCATGAAGACGCTGCGCCAGGACGGCATCGAGAAAGCGCTCGCGGCCATGACCACCCTTGAAGAAGTTCTCGCAGTGACGGCAGGCTAGCCGTCGCCCACCGCCCACCCCTCACTTCCCTTTTTCCCACCCGCCGAGGTACCCCATGACCCTAGCCGCTCCCGACATCACCGACATCCTGCGTTTCGCCGCCGAAAAGGGCGCGTCCGACATCATCCTGACGGTGGGGCTGCCGCCGCAGTTCAAGCTCAGCGGGACCTACGAGGTGCAGCAGGGCATGGCTCCGCTCGCCGCGACCGAGACCCGCAAGCTGATGTACTCGATGATGAACGAGCGCCAGCAGCGCACCTTCGAGGAGAAGCGCGAGCTGGACTTCTCGTTCGCCCTGGGGGAAAAGGCCCGCTTCCGCGTGAACGCCTTTATGCAGCGCGGCTTTGTGGGCGGGGTCATGCGCCTGATTCCCACCACCATTCGCAGCGCCGCCGAGATGGGCCTGCCGCAGAACATCACCGACATCGCCAACGCGCCGCGCGGACTGGTCCTCGTGACCGGGCCGACCGGCTCGGGCAAGTCGACCACCCTCGCCGCGATGATCGACCACATCAACGTCACCAAGAAGCTGCACATCGTGACCATCGAGGACCCCATCGAGTTCATGCACTCGCACAAGCAGAGCATCGTGAACCAGCGCGAGATCGGGTCGGACACCATGAGCTTCGCGGACGCGCTGCGGGCCTCGCTGCGGCAGGCCCCCGACGTGATTCTGGTGGGCGAGATGCGCGACTACGAAACGATCCGCGCCGCCGTGACCGCCGCCGAAACCGGGCACCTCGTGATGGGCACCCTGCACACCAACTCGGCCCCCGAGTCCATCGACCGCATCGTGGACGTGTTCCCGGAAGAGCAGCAGGAGCAGATCCGGGTGCAGCTCGCCAACAACCTCGTCGCCGTGATGACCCAGCAGCTCCTGCCCCGCGCTGACGGTCCGGGGCGGGTCCTCGCCTACGAACTGCTGATCGCCAACCCGGCCGTCCGGGCGCTGATCCGCGAGGGCAAGACCTTCCAGATCGTCTCCACCATGCAGACCGGGGCACGCGAGGGCATGGTCACGATGGACGCCTTCCTGGCGAACCTCTACCGCCGCCGGGTGATCTCCTACGAGACGGGCGTGGCGCGGGCCGTGGACCCCAAGGAGTTCGCCCGTCTCGCCAACGACCCCAACGCGGGGGTGGGCGGCGCGACCTACACGCCGCCGACGGCTCCGGCGGCGCCTGCCCCCGCCCAGCCCGCAGGCGCAGCGCTCGGGCGCACGGCGGCGGGGACGAGTACGACCACGACCCAATCGGGCACGGCGCAGACGCAGTTCGGGCGGCGCTGAGAGCGGCCAGCCGCCAGCCTGGGGGGCCGAAGCGTCAGCCCACCGCTGGCGGCTGGAAGCGGGCCGTCCCTACCGCATCTTCCCCGCATCCACCGCCGCCGCGAGTTGCCCTCCGGCGGCGGCCGTCACGACGAGGGCGTCCGGTGTCACGCTCAGCCCGGTCAGCCGCAGCTCGCCCACCTTGCCCGTCAGGGTGACGCCGGGCACGGGCGTGAAGGGGAGCCGCGACTGCACCTGTCCCCGCGCCTGGGTCAGTTGTGGCGTCAGGTCGAAGCGGGCCGCCCCCCGCAGGTACGCCTGGGCGCGGGCGTCCGCCAGCCAGCCCACCACCCGCCCGGTCAGCCCCTCGCGGCGGGTCACGACGGTGGGGTCACGGAGGGTCACGACGCGCCCGGAGGCGTCCAGCGCAGGCACACCCGACACGTCGGCGGTGGCCCGCACATTCAGCCCCAGCGGCCCGGAAACGCGCACGGTGACGGCGGCGTTCAGGTGCGGTCCCCGGCCCGTCACCACGACATTCTCGACCCGCAGGGTGGGGGAGAGGGGCAGCGGCAGGGTCACCGTCCGCGCGGCGGCGGCGCGGGTGGCCGCCCGTGACAGGTCCGGGTAGGGCAGGCGCACGGGGAGGGCAAGGGCCACGCCGGGCGTCGGCGGCTCGGCCACCCGCAGCGGGGGGAGCGGCGCGGGGGCCTGAGCCGGGGCGCGGCCCAGCCCAGCGGAAAGGTCAAAGGTCGCGCCCACCGTGAGCTTCAGCGCGTCCCCCGTGAAGCGGAACGGGCTGACGGTCAGGGTGCGCGGCGTCACGCGGGCGTAGGCGGGTTCCGGCGCGGGGAGCGTCCAGGGCTGCCCCGCCCGCGCCCACAGTGCCCCGGCGCGGTCCCGCAGGTCGGCCCCCTCGCGCACCGCCCGCTCGATGTCGGCAGTCACGCGGTCCAGCGCCGCCCGCACCTGCCCGTCCACCAGCGACTGCACGCTGACCCGCACGCCGGGCGTCAGCTCCACGCTCAGGGGGTCGGTCCACTCCACCGTCCCCGCGACCTTCACCCCGGCCTGCCAGTCGGTCCCGAGGGTGGGCGTCAGGCGCAGGCTCACCGTCGCCTCGCCGCCGAAGTCGCGGCCCAGGGCCGAGCCCAGGCCCTGTCCCTCGGCGCGGAAGGCGGCCCGCAGCGGCACGCGCACCAATAGGGCGTCCCCCTCCGGCGTGGCCCCCACCCGCACATGCCCGGTGCGGGTGACCGTGCCCGTCAGCCGCACGCCCAGCAGCCCGCCCGCGAGGGGCCGCGTCTCGTCCAGCCGGGCGAACTCGGCCGGAACACGGGCATTGGCCGCCGCCTGCACGCCGGAGAGCGGCACCGTGACGGGCAGGACCAGCGAGGAACGGGGCACGCTCTGGGCTTCGGCGGGGGCGGTCATCAGGGCAGTGGACAGCAGAGGGATGAGAAGGCGTCGCATGGGGTGGGGTTCAGGCTAAGGGTGAGGGATGAGCGCCGGGCCATAGGCAACGGCTACGCTGCGGGCATGTGGGCACAACATGACCTCCGCCTCCGCCCCTTCCCGCGCGGCTTTCACCTGGTCACCCGCGAGGTCGTCGCCGGGGTGCCCGGACTTGCGCGGGTGCGGGTGGGCCTGCTGCACGTCTTCCTCCAGCACACCTCGGCCAGCCTCGCCCTGAACGAGAACGCCTCGCCGGACGTGCGGCGGGACTTCGAGCGGTATTTCAACCACCTCGTGCCCGACGGCTGGCCGGAGTTCGAGCACACCCTGGAAGGCCCCGACGATATGGCCGCGCACATCAAGGCCAGCCTGCTGGGACCGTCCCTGACCCTGCCCGTGCGCGGGGGGCGGCTGGCGCTGGGCACGTGGCAGGGGATTTACCTGTGTGAGCACCGAGACGACGGGGGAGCGCGGCGGCTGGTGCTGACCTTGCAGGGCGAGGAGGGGTAGGAGGGGGCCTTTCAGAACAGGGGACATTCGGCGGGGGGCGGGCGCCGCAGCATGGGGCCATGTCCGCCGCCGCTGTCTCCCCGCCGACTGGACTGGCCCCTGACGCGCTGCTGGCCGAGGCCGAACGCTTCCTGCGCCTCTATGCCGACGAGCACGGGCACGGTCCCCGCGAGCGGGAGACGCGGCTGGCCGAGGTCCGTGCGGAGGTGGCCCGCACGGGGGCGTACACCCTCCGCACGGCGGAACTGGCGCACGGGGCGCGGGTGGCGTGGCGGAACAGCGGCCGCTGCGTGGGCCGATTGCCCTGGCGGGCGCTGGAGGTGCGCGACCTGCGGCACGTCACCCACCCCGACGACGTGTTCGCCTATCTCGTGGCGCACCTGCACGACGCGCTGGGGGGCGGGCGCATCCGCCCGGTCATCAGCATCTTCGGCCCCGGCGTGCGCGTCCACAACGACCAGTTGCTGCGCTACGCGGGCTACCGCCAGCCCGGCGGCACGGTGGTCGGCGACCCGCAGAACGTGGCCCTCACCGATCATCTGCGCCGCCTGGGGTGGGCGGGCGGCCCCGGCACCGCCTTCGACGTGCTGCCGCTCGCCATCGAGGGCCGGGGCCGGGTGGGGCTCTACTGCCTGCCGGAGGACGCGACCGGTCAGGTGCCCATCACCCACCCCGACTGCCCCGGCGTGGGCGACCTGGGCCTGCGCTGGTTCGCCCTGCCAGTTCTGAGCAACCTCACGCTGGAGGTCGGGGGCCTGAGCTTCCCGGCCGCCCCCTTCAACGGCTGGTACCTCCAGACCGAGATCGCCGCCCGCAACCTCGCGGATGAGGCACGTTACGACGCGCTCCCCGGAGTGGCGCGGGCACTGGGGCTGGACCTCTCGCCCCGGCGGCTGTGGCGGGACCGGGCGCTGGTGGAGCTGAATGTGGCGGTGCTGCACTCCTTCGACCGGGCGGGGGTCCGCATCACCGACCACCACGCGGTCACCCGGCAGTTCGTCCGCTTCGAGGCCGAGGAGGAGCGGGCCGGGCGGGCGGTGCGGGGCCGCTGGTCGTGGCTGATTCCGCCCCTCTCGCC
This genomic interval from Deinococcus sp. HSC-46F16 contains the following:
- a CDS encoding type IV pilus twitching motility protein PilT, with product MTLAAPDITDILRFAAEKGASDIILTVGLPPQFKLSGTYEVQQGMAPLAATETRKLMYSMMNERQQRTFEEKRELDFSFALGEKARFRVNAFMQRGFVGGVMRLIPTTIRSAAEMGLPQNITDIANAPRGLVLVTGPTGSGKSTTLAAMIDHINVTKKLHIVTIEDPIEFMHSHKQSIVNQREIGSDTMSFADALRASLRQAPDVILVGEMRDYETIRAAVTAAETGHLVMGTLHTNSAPESIDRIVDVFPEEQQEQIRVQLANNLVAVMTQQLLPRADGPGRVLAYELLIANPAVRALIREGKTFQIVSTMQTGAREGMVTMDAFLANLYRRRVISYETGVARAVDPKEFARLANDPNAGVGGATYTPPTAPAAPAPAQPAGAALGRTAAGTSTTTTQSGTAQTQFGRR
- a CDS encoding DUF4403 family protein, with protein sequence MRRLLIPLLSTALMTAPAEAQSVPRSSLVLPVTVPLSGVQAAANARVPAEFARLDETRPLAGGLLGVRLTGTVTRTGHVRVGATPEGDALLVRVPLRAAFRAEGQGLGSALGRDFGGEATVSLRLTPTLGTDWQAGVKVAGTVEWTDPLSVELTPGVRVSVQSLVDGQVRAALDRVTADIERAVREGADLRDRAGALWARAGQPWTLPAPEPAYARVTPRTLTVSPFRFTGDALKLTVGATFDLSAGLGRAPAQAPAPLPPLRVAEPPTPGVALALPVRLPYPDLSRAATRAAAARTVTLPLPLSPTLRVENVVVTGRGPHLNAAVTVRVSGPLGLNVRATADVSGVPALDASGRVVTLRDPTVVTRREGLTGRVVGWLADARAQAYLRGAARFDLTPQLTQARGQVQSRLPFTPVPGVTLTGKVGELRLTGLSVTPDALVVTAAAGGQLAAAVDAGKMR
- a CDS encoding secondary thiamine-phosphate synthase enzyme YjbQ codes for the protein MWAQHDLRLRPFPRGFHLVTREVVAGVPGLARVRVGLLHVFLQHTSASLALNENASPDVRRDFERYFNHLVPDGWPEFEHTLEGPDDMAAHIKASLLGPSLTLPVRGGRLALGTWQGIYLCEHRDDGGARRLVLTLQGEEG
- a CDS encoding nitric oxide synthase oxygenase; translation: MSAAAVSPPTGLAPDALLAEAERFLRLYADEHGHGPRERETRLAEVRAEVARTGAYTLRTAELAHGARVAWRNSGRCVGRLPWRALEVRDLRHVTHPDDVFAYLVAHLHDALGGGRIRPVISIFGPGVRVHNDQLLRYAGYRQPGGTVVGDPQNVALTDHLRRLGWAGGPGTAFDVLPLAIEGRGRVGLYCLPEDATGQVPITHPDCPGVGDLGLRWFALPVLSNLTLEVGGLSFPAAPFNGWYLQTEIAARNLADEARYDALPGVARALGLDLSPRRLWRDRALVELNVAVLHSFDRAGVRITDHHAVTRQFVRFEAEEERAGRAVRGRWSWLIPPLSPATTPVWHRQYTDGEERPGFFAPSPAWEEERVEAVCPFTGRLQGAAAD